From a single Columba livia isolate bColLiv1 breed racing homer chromosome 15, bColLiv1.pat.W.v2, whole genome shotgun sequence genomic region:
- the LOC102092802 gene encoding parvalbumin, thymic CPV3 isoform X1 yields the protein MSLTDILSPSDIAAALRDCQAPDSFSPKKFFQISGMSKKSSSQLKDIFRILDNDQSGFIEEDELKYFLQRFECGARVLTSSETKTFLAAADHDGDGKIGAEEFQELVQS from the exons ATGAGCCTCACAGACATCCTAAGCCCTTCCGatattgctgctgctctgcggGACTGCCAAG ctcCAGATTCCTTTAGTCCCAAAAAATTCTTTCAGATCAGTGGCATGTCTAAAAAGAGCAGCAGCCAGCTCAAGGACATCTTCCGGATTCTCGACAACGACCAGAGCGGCTTTATTGAGGAAGACGAGCTCAA GTATTTCCTTCAGAGGTTTGAGTGTGGAGCCAGAGTGTTAACCAGCTCAGAAACCAAGACCTTCTTGGCAGCTGCAGATCACGATGGGGATGGTAAAATCGGGGCTGAAG AATTCCAGGAACTCGTGCAGTCTTAG
- the LOC102092802 gene encoding parvalbumin, thymic CPV3 isoform X2 — protein sequence MSKKSSSQLKDIFRILDNDQSGFIEEDELKYFLQRFECGARVLTSSETKTFLAAADHDGDGKIGAEEFQELVQS from the exons ATGTCTAAAAAGAGCAGCAGCCAGCTCAAGGACATCTTCCGGATTCTCGACAACGACCAGAGCGGCTTTATTGAGGAAGACGAGCTCAA GTATTTCCTTCAGAGGTTTGAGTGTGGAGCCAGAGTGTTAACCAGCTCAGAAACCAAGACCTTCTTGGCAGCTGCAGATCACGATGGGGATGGTAAAATCGGGGCTGAAG AATTCCAGGAACTCGTGCAGTCTTAG
- the CCZ1 gene encoding vacuolar fusion protein CCZ1 homolog, with protein sequence MAAAGAGPEKLLPPTLLSFFIYSPQLGPKEGEEEKKILFYHPNEVEKNEKIRNVGLCEAIVQFTRTFSPTKPAKSLHTQKNRQFFHEPEENFWMVMVVRNPIIEKHKDGKPVYEYQEDELLDKVYSSVLQQCYSMYKLFNGTFLKAMGDGGVKVLKERLEKFFHRYLQTLHLQSCDLLDVFCGISFFPLDKMTYLKIQSFINRMEESLNIVKYTAFLYNDQLIWSGLEQDDMRILYKYLTTSLFPRHMEPELAGRDSPIRAEMPGNLQHYGRFLTGPLNLNDPEAKCRFPKIFVNTDDTYEELHLIVYKAMSAAVCFMIDASIPPTLEFCRKLDSIVGPQLTVLASDICEQYNINKRISGAEKEPQFKFIYFNHMNLAEKSTIHMRKTPSVSLASVHPDLMKILGDINSDFSRADEDEEIIVKAMSDYWVVGKKSDQRELYVILNQKNANLIEVNEEVKKLCATQFNNIFFLD encoded by the exons atggcggcggcgggagccggCCCGGAGAAGCTGCTCCCCCCGACCCTGCTCAGCTTCTTCATCTACAGCCCGCAGCTGGGGCCCAAGGAGGGCGAG gaagaaaagaagattcTCTTCTATCACCCAAATGAAgtagagaagaatgaaaaaattagaaatgtgGGACTATGTGAAGCTATAGTACAATTCACAAG gaCCTTTAGTCCAACAAAACCTGCAAAATCCCTGCATACGCAGAAGAATAGACAATTTTTCCATGAGCCCGAGGAAAACTTCTGGATGGTCATG GTTGTACGGAATCCCATAATAGAAAAACACAAAGATGGAAAGCCAGTCTATGAATATCAGGAAGACGAATTACTG GACAAGGTGTACAGCTCGGTCCTGCAGCAGTGCTACAGCATGTACAAG CTTTTCAATGGCACGTTCCTGAAAGCCATGGGAGACGGAGGCGTCAAAGTTCTAAAGGAGAGACTGGAGAAATTCTTCCATCGG TACTTGCAGACGCTGCATTTACAGTCCTGTGATCTGCTGGATGTGTTCTGTGGAATCAGCTTCTTTCCACTGGATAAAATGACTTACTTGAAAATTCAGTCATTCATTAATAGGATGGAAGAAAGCCTGAACATAGTCAAGTATACAGCATTCCTCTACAACGACCAACTTATCTG GAGTGGATTGGAACAGGATGACATGAGAATTTTGTACAAATATCTCACGACATCTCTCTTTCCAAGGCACATGGAGCCCGAG TTAGCAGGAAGAGATTCTCCAATACGTGCGGAAATGCCAGGAAACCTGCAGCACTATGGCAG GTTTCTTACTGGACCTTTAAATCTTAATGATCCAGAAGCAAAATGCCGTTTCCCAAAAATATTCGTTAACACTGATGACACTTACGAAGAGCTTCATTTAATTGTTTATAAG GCCATGAGTGCGGCTGTCTGCTTTATGATCGATG CCTCAATTCCTCCTACGCTGGAGTTTTGCCGTAAGCTGGACAGTATCGTTGGGCCTCAGCTCACCGTGTTAGCATCCGACATATGTGAACAGTACAACATCAACAAGAGGATATCAGG GGCTGAGAAGGAGCCTCAGTTTAAGTTTATCTATTTCAATCACATGAACCTGGCAGAGAAAAGTACCATTCACATGAGGAAAACACCCAGCGTATCACTTGCATCGGTTCACCCTGACCTCATGAAGATTCTCGGTGACATCAACAGTGACTTCTCCAG AGCTGACGAAGATGAGGAAATTATTGTGAAGGCAATGAGTGATTACTGGGTAGTTGGGAAAAAGTCTGACCAGCGAGAACTGTATGTTATTTTGAATCAGAAAAACGCAAATCTGATTGAAGTTAATG aagaagTGAAGAAACTTTGTGCAACACAGTTtaacaatattttcttcttggaTTGA